The genomic interval CTACCTGGGCGCAGACGTGCCAGAGAACGAGATCGCCTACGTGGCGCGCGAACGCAGCGCGCAGCTGGTGCTGCTGTCCGTGGTGAACCTCGCCAAGGTGGACGTGCGTCAGGTCGCGCGCCAGTGCGAGAAGAGTGTCCCCCGCAGTGCCCGCATCATCCTCGGCGGTGCGGCCGCCGTGCCCGTGAGCGGCACCCGAGTCGAGGTGCTGTCCGACCTCGCCGCGCTCGACGTGGTGCTGCGTTCCCACGCCGCGTGAGACCCGCTGCCACCGCCCACCCAGGAGGACCGACATGACCCCCTTCGCCACTACCCCGCAAGGCCCCTACAGCCCCCCGCAGCTCGCCGCGTTCCTGGACGCCACCGTGGTGCCGATGCGCCTCGCCGTGCAGACGTCGGGGGCGTTCCCCGTGCTGCTCTCGCTGTGGTTCGCACGCGAAGAAGGGCAGCTGCTGGCGGCCGTGCACCGCGATGCCAAGATCGTGCGACGCCTGCAGGACAACCCGCGCTGCGCCTTCGAGGTGGCGCTCAACACGCCGCCCTAC from Sandaracinaceae bacterium carries:
- a CDS encoding pyridoxamine 5'-phosphate oxidase family protein — protein: MTPFATTPQGPYSPPQLAAFLDATVVPMRLAVQTSGAFPVLLSLWFAREEGQLLAAVHRDAKIVRRLQDNPRCAFEVALNTPPYRGVRGQAEVHVDPARGAEVLERLLLRYLGSTDSKLASWLLSRRHEELALVLDPVHLESWDYSARMQDAVRTSAPLVQH